One Thermoplasma volcanium GSS1 genomic window carries:
- a CDS encoding acetyl ornithine aminotransferase family protein — MMQEELNGIKIKVTPPGPEAKKIIELNDKYLARSTQSLPVVGKLGKGVYVEDVDGNVYLDFASGISVTNLGHLDPYVTQKVEEQLHKLWHFPGTDFYTEMQVLAAKSLIEVTPGKFNKKVFFTNSGTESVEAAIKIAKSYTHRERFIGFIGAFHGRTQGSLSFTASKPIHHKGFFPSMPGVEHVPFPNPYRNPFNIDGYEEPDELVNRVIDYIETYLLKTYVPPEDVAGILAEPIQGEGGYIVPPMNFFKELRKLADKYHIPLLIDEVQSGFGRTGKFFASEHFGVEPDVITLAKSIASGIPMGAAVMKEEMNFSENGLHSNTFGGNLIASAACVATIDEMKKLNAVENAAKQGAYMKKRLVELQNKYNEIGDVRGLGLMLAIDFVKDRRTKEPNSKLRNDVINNAFKNGLILLSTGSSAIRIIPPLIITQEQVDEGIEVLDKAIKMSK; from the coding sequence ATGATGCAGGAAGAGTTGAACGGTATCAAAATTAAAGTAACGCCACCTGGACCAGAAGCGAAGAAGATAATAGAACTTAACGATAAATACTTGGCTAGAAGCACACAGTCTCTGCCGGTTGTAGGGAAGCTAGGAAAGGGAGTATATGTTGAAGACGTAGACGGAAACGTCTATCTGGATTTTGCGAGCGGCATAAGCGTAACAAACCTAGGCCATCTTGATCCGTACGTAACACAAAAGGTAGAAGAACAATTGCACAAACTATGGCATTTCCCTGGTACGGATTTTTACACTGAGATGCAGGTTTTGGCAGCTAAATCCCTTATAGAGGTAACTCCTGGAAAATTTAACAAGAAGGTGTTTTTTACAAACAGCGGTACTGAAAGCGTTGAAGCCGCAATAAAGATAGCGAAGTCCTATACTCACAGAGAGAGGTTTATAGGTTTTATTGGAGCATTCCACGGACGAACACAAGGTTCTCTGAGCTTTACTGCATCGAAGCCCATACACCACAAAGGGTTCTTCCCCTCTATGCCGGGCGTTGAACACGTACCGTTCCCGAACCCGTACAGAAATCCATTCAATATAGATGGATATGAAGAACCAGATGAGCTCGTGAACAGAGTGATCGACTACATAGAGACGTATTTACTCAAGACTTACGTACCCCCTGAAGACGTTGCTGGGATCCTTGCTGAACCGATTCAGGGAGAAGGAGGATACATCGTTCCCCCAATGAACTTCTTCAAGGAGCTAAGGAAACTCGCAGACAAATACCACATACCGCTCCTCATAGACGAGGTGCAGAGCGGCTTTGGAAGAACGGGCAAGTTCTTCGCCTCAGAGCACTTTGGAGTTGAGCCAGATGTCATAACACTCGCTAAATCAATAGCATCTGGCATCCCCATGGGAGCAGCTGTAATGAAAGAGGAGATGAATTTCAGCGAGAATGGCCTGCACTCTAACACGTTTGGAGGTAACCTCATTGCATCGGCTGCCTGCGTGGCAACAATAGACGAGATGAAGAAACTCAATGCCGTAGAGAATGCTGCAAAGCAGGGAGCTTACATGAAGAAGCGGCTTGTAGAGCTCCAGAATAAGTATAATGAGATAGGAGACGTTAGGGGGCTTGGCTTAATGCTTGCAATAGACTTTGTAAAGGATAGGAGGACTAAGGAGCCAAACTCTAAGTTGAGGAACGACGTGATAAACAACGCCTTCAAAAACGGCTTGATATTGCTTTCCACTGGTTCCAGTGCAATAAGGATAATACCACCACTAATAATAACCCAGGAACAGGTAGATGAGGGAATAGAGGTACTCGACAAAGCAATCAAAATGTCTAAATAA